From the genome of Patescibacteria group bacterium, one region includes:
- a CDS encoding response regulator gives MLQTVSLINKPKNSKRAFSNTNYSFRDTPEKYIAFLKINKIVNSDKISSKQPSGIQLNEGNSQLSTDSTVFTSTEQLRVLVVEDNLIAQDFHKKMLMDMGCLVHTAENAAEAMAILLHNSYDLILLDICLPGKNGYELAVEIRKMQEIKPMIAAVTINTDKNVKVQCDAAGIDQVFCKPLNREKINLILGNISNVKKNRVLNLYSEQVLLDYYAVAIKNAPKPDGMSKSQYFNYLAIQLLEEMGNKFPTQVAIDCVESFIKRLNRRNN, from the coding sequence ATGCTGCAAACTGTTTCCTTAATTAATAAACCAAAAAATTCCAAAAGAGCCTTCTCTAATACAAATTATAGCTTCCGGGATACTCCTGAAAAGTATATTGCCTTTCTGAAAATCAACAAAATCGTAAATAGCGATAAAATCTCAAGCAAACAACCTTCTGGGATTCAGCTAAATGAGGGCAATAGTCAGCTTTCAACAGATTCGACAGTGTTTACCAGTACAGAACAGTTGCGCGTCCTTGTTGTAGAAGATAATTTAATAGCCCAAGATTTTCATAAAAAGATGCTAATGGACATGGGGTGCCTGGTTCACACTGCCGAAAATGCAGCGGAAGCAATGGCTATACTGCTGCATAATTCTTATGATCTGATTCTATTGGATATTTGTTTACCCGGCAAAAATGGCTATGAATTAGCAGTTGAAATAAGAAAAATGCAAGAAATAAAGCCTATGATTGCAGCTGTTACTATCAATACTGATAAGAATGTAAAAGTTCAGTGTGACGCAGCTGGAATTGATCAAGTTTTCTGCAAACCCCTGAACAGAGAAAAAATAAATTTGATTCTGGGTAATATTAGTAATGTGAAAAAAAATAGAGTTCTGAACTTATACTCAGAACAGGTATTGCTAGATTATTACGCTGTAGCAATTAAAAATGCCCCTAAACCAGATGGCATGTCTAAATCTCAATATTTTAATTATCTTGCTATTCAATTGTTAGAAGAGATGGGTAATAAGTTCCCAACTCAAGTAGCAATTGATTGCGTAGAATCTTTTATTAAACGTCTTAATCGAAGAAATAACTAG
- a CDS encoding IS256 family transposase codes for MNNNKINLNEFDFNQFQQEAITRLKSGQPLTGVDGVITPLIKRILEAALDGEIEAHLTDCKTNGLTNRRNGKTPKTVKTGTGSFELETPRDRDGSFEPEIVKKRQTILNESLDNKVLSLYAIGMSYESITQHLHELYGLEVSPAKISQITDKLLPVIAEWRSRPLEAIYPIVFLDAMHFKVREEGKVVSKAIYSILGVNKNGRKEIIGIYLSESEGARFWLSVLNDLRIRGVDDILIASIDGLKGFPEAIAEVFPKTEIQLCVVHQIRNSLKYVVSKDQKSFMLDLREVYQASSCDVAEQHLLELGEKWGKKYPAVIKSWHANWETLSQYFKYPQELRRIIYTTNIIEGFHRQVRKYTKSKGAFVSENALMKLVYCACQKVMEKWYQPMHNWALIASQLQIYFEDRLNLDLR; via the coding sequence ATGAATAACAATAAAATCAATCTGAATGAATTTGATTTTAATCAATTCCAACAAGAAGCCATAACAAGACTAAAGTCTGGCCAACCCTTGACAGGTGTTGATGGAGTGATAACCCCTCTAATCAAGCGAATTCTTGAAGCGGCATTAGATGGTGAGATAGAAGCTCATTTAACTGACTGTAAAACTAATGGTTTAACTAATCGCCGCAATGGCAAAACTCCAAAGACAGTTAAAACAGGCACTGGTTCATTCGAATTAGAAACCCCTCGCGATCGTGATGGCAGCTTTGAACCTGAGATTGTCAAAAAACGACAGACTATTTTAAATGAATCTCTGGATAATAAAGTATTATCTTTATACGCCATTGGGATGAGTTATGAGTCTATTACACAGCATCTCCATGAGCTGTATGGACTAGAAGTATCACCCGCAAAGATAAGCCAAATTACTGATAAATTATTGCCTGTTATCGCTGAATGGCGATCTCGCCCACTGGAAGCTATCTATCCTATTGTATTTTTAGATGCAATGCATTTTAAAGTCCGAGAGGAAGGCAAGGTTGTAAGCAAAGCGATTTATTCGATTCTTGGTGTTAATAAAAATGGTCGTAAGGAAATTATAGGTATTTATCTTTCTGAAAGCGAAGGGGCACGTTTTTGGCTAAGCGTTTTAAATGATCTTCGTATTCGTGGAGTAGATGATATTCTAATTGCTAGCATTGATGGCCTGAAAGGCTTTCCTGAAGCTATTGCGGAAGTATTCCCTAAAACAGAAATCCAGCTTTGTGTGGTGCATCAAATCCGCAATTCTCTGAAATATGTTGTTAGTAAAGACCAGAAATCCTTTATGCTTGATTTACGCGAAGTATACCAGGCTTCAAGTTGTGATGTTGCTGAGCAGCATTTACTTGAATTAGGCGAAAAATGGGGCAAGAAATATCCCGCCGTTATCAAATCCTGGCATGCTAATTGGGAAACATTGTCGCAGTATTTTAAATACCCGCAAGAGCTACGCCGTATTATTTACACAACTAATATTATTGAGGGTTTTCATCGGCAAGTCCGTAAGTATACTAAGAGCAAAGGAGCGTTTGTTAGTGAAAACGCGCTAATGAAATTAGTTTACTGCGCCTGTCAGAAAGTCATGGAAAAATGGTATCAACCTATGCATAATTGGGCGCTGATAGCATCACAGTTACAAATTTATTTCGAAGACCGTTTAAATTTAGATCTGAGATAA
- a CDS encoding response regulator, with the protein MIKVLLVDDHELVRTSIKLLLGDVENIVVTGEAKSGEDAIRLVRELDPDVILMDLNMPGMGGFEAVMRLLRNKPTPKILILSAYTTGLVPARLLNLGVTGYLSKHAKREDMIHAIQTVYSGNRYIDPLIADSIASFHATSKNNLSSVVQLTDRELQMLILIANGMDRTDIAKSLYLSKKTTNGYISGALKKLGAKTDAEAIRIAIQSGLVKIDS; encoded by the coding sequence GTGATAAAGGTTTTACTAGTCGATGACCATGAGTTAGTACGTACTAGCATTAAGTTACTTTTAGGTGATGTTGAAAACATTGTTGTAACTGGCGAGGCTAAAAGTGGAGAAGATGCTATTCGTTTAGTCCGAGAACTTGACCCAGATGTTATTCTAATGGATCTGAACATGCCAGGCATGGGTGGTTTTGAAGCAGTAATGCGCTTACTGCGTAATAAACCAACGCCAAAGATATTGATCCTTAGTGCCTACACTACTGGGCTTGTACCCGCACGATTGCTAAATCTAGGTGTAACCGGTTATTTGAGCAAACATGCAAAGCGCGAAGACATGATACATGCAATCCAGACAGTTTATTCTGGAAATCGCTATATTGACCCATTAATAGCAGATTCCATCGCTTCATTTCATGCTACTTCAAAAAATAATTTATCCTCAGTAGTGCAACTTACAGATCGCGAGTTGCAAATGCTTATCTTGATTGCCAACGGTATGGATAGAACTGATATTGCTAAGAGTTTGTATCTCAGCAAAAAAACGACCAACGGCTACATCTCTGGCGCATTAAAAAAACTTGGCGCTAAAACCGATGCAGAAGCTATTCGCATAGCGATTCAAAGCGGCTTGGTCAAGATAGATAGTTAG
- a CDS encoding DNA-binding protein, translating to MRQELITYDLFCQAALKMQDDGEKISVRTIHSHIGGSFAKLAVFLKRWRTEQSHAQSQVDHEISTNLRQAILAEIGKAKAETKAQSEIQLSQANEQLEEAHEALAKQEIALEECTQQISQLKQQIAVMNEMQNQQAEKFQALEKKLEQAIAAQHIADKQAAIAETRCSELEKQLLKKEVVVPKEKNDLIVDG from the coding sequence ATGCGTCAAGAACTCATCACCTACGATTTATTTTGCCAAGCCGCTTTAAAGATGCAGGACGATGGTGAAAAAATTTCAGTTCGCACCATCCATAGCCACATTGGCGGCTCATTTGCCAAACTGGCAGTGTTTTTAAAACGCTGGCGAACAGAGCAGTCACATGCTCAATCTCAAGTGGACCATGAAATCTCAACTAATTTGAGACAAGCGATACTGGCGGAAATCGGTAAGGCAAAAGCAGAAACTAAAGCTCAATCAGAAATACAACTTTCTCAAGCTAATGAACAACTGGAAGAAGCGCATGAAGCCTTAGCCAAGCAGGAAATAGCGCTAGAAGAATGTACGCAGCAGATCAGCCAGCTTAAGCAGCAAATTGCCGTAATGAATGAAATGCAAAATCAACAAGCAGAAAAATTCCAGGCTCTCGAAAAGAAGCTGGAGCAAGCGATAGCAGCTCAACATATAGCTGACAAGCAGGCCGCCATTGCTGAAACCCGTTGTTCTGAGCTGGAAAAGCAATTATTGAAAAAAGAGGTTGTAGTCCCCAAAGAAAAAAATGATCTCATTGTAGATGGTTAA
- a CDS encoding AAA family ATPase has protein sequence MKLKLYEEGRIIKDDEIFKTIGSNPPWHIINGLFSEYRGFAYKIKPPIEGIRYIPSFIDIDLNIEIPFQELSSGEKYIVFLTLWACNQILNNDSKLLLLDEFDAHLNPSMSKVLIDILFNTLVTKFDIQVIMTTHSPSTIAYVNDNNLFWMQKDEVIRKSSRAEMIPILSDGIITVDNRAADLSLTYQIDFHKGKPIVFVEGITDKIILESAWKSLHGKSMPFHIIDCFDCYFLINMFRRKEIFKNYENQLFIGLMDFDDAYYEWKDRVKYPKSGYTLSAYDSRKGLIYKEDNNMGYMLFLPVPEIRSDYADKDIKASCLSIELLFSNDVIEKYCEKSRFAGGGETLKFKDSCKADFANQSRSFDSEKFCNFQPLFSNIINIIKNEVNYDAMLQETEMF, from the coding sequence ATGAAGCTTAAGCTGTATGAAGAGGGCAGAATAATTAAAGATGATGAAATTTTTAAAACTATTGGCTCAAATCCACCCTGGCATATTATTAATGGTTTATTTAGTGAATATAGAGGTTTTGCATATAAAATTAAGCCTCCAATTGAAGGCATCAGGTATATACCTAGTTTCATCGATATTGACCTAAATATTGAAATTCCATTTCAAGAACTATCTTCTGGAGAAAAATATATCGTTTTTCTTACTCTTTGGGCATGCAACCAAATTTTAAACAACGATAGTAAGTTATTGCTTCTAGATGAATTTGATGCTCATTTAAACCCGTCCATGAGCAAGGTATTAATTGATATTTTATTTAATACATTAGTTACTAAATTTGATATTCAAGTAATAATGACTACTCATAGCCCATCGACAATTGCTTATGTAAATGATAATAATCTTTTTTGGATGCAGAAAGATGAAGTCATAAGAAAAAGTTCTCGTGCTGAAATGATTCCGATACTTTCTGACGGTATAATTACAGTTGATAACAGAGCGGCAGACTTAAGCCTCACTTATCAAATTGATTTTCACAAAGGAAAACCTATAGTTTTTGTTGAAGGTATAACAGATAAAATAATTTTAGAATCTGCCTGGAAATCCCTTCATGGAAAATCAATGCCTTTTCATATAATTGATTGCTTTGATTGCTATTTTTTAATTAATATGTTTAGACGAAAGGAAATTTTTAAAAACTATGAAAATCAATTATTTATTGGATTAATGGATTTTGACGATGCGTATTATGAATGGAAAGACAGAGTTAAATACCCCAAGTCTGGATATACACTTTCTGCTTATGATTCTCGCAAGGGACTAATTTATAAAGAAGACAATAATATGGGTTATATGTTATTTCTTCCAGTGCCAGAAATCAGAAGTGATTATGCCGACAAAGATATCAAAGCTTCCTGCTTATCAATCGAATTGCTTTTTTCTAATGACGTAATTGAAAAATATTGTGAAAAAAGCAGATTTGCTGGCGGCGGTGAAACTCTCAAATTTAAAGATAGTTGTAAAGCAGATTTTGCCAATCAAAGCAGGTCATTTGATTCTGAAAAATTTTGTAATTTTCAACCCCTTTTTTCAAATATTATAAACATAATAAAAAACGAAGTAAATTACGATGCTATGCTGCAAGAAACTGAAATGTTTTAA
- a CDS encoding tetratricopeptide repeat protein produces the protein MRDTSTIYSFKDINDLVTRIGILYSWKFPHAVLDKKLTAGKKLQADFAEIQFYTTNSIDFADSTKMQIESTLDFKRRTEIGLEDRIAVLTNILQIIESDLNNPEIIMLVCPEDFFRGAEISTDTEESESRGKCMDRDTVFNFFNTRMVTLSAKYPNVIIIPGSVYVSTDSLGDDHTFFYRGGTKKSTKIGKSSIYVQNIAPVFYNGKWVRLIKKGAPLVADRLKNGKVINQEHLLDEKTFLKKTDKGINTKVFIEEYGEDTLCDLNKNLIFMGETPLPNEGTLLTSYGIKNLWEFTSTVLSLPITQNKLLNIGIEICHDHNIMKKLKRRFNGIELDCHIIITHGTAFDDSSVLTRNGYGIRAESDPPSSASPGSQVFSYVNDFRIPFEIIHEKILVIGSSTFIFKTAPLPVPLVRNPIIFPSAQDMLSACFELIATISTTVPSRANKKQVDICRNDLTLLSTELEHGIFSPHHQNKIFQTYEKLCKICQSPKDKDVKVLSTESNGSEYPKVPDKISLLGQMDENSIAIMGYCAYLYPKAIPEQLLSALLSSKTNIAFSLDILQNQRLLAYDQNTHAYSISPDLQQEIRNHHVAVLKFDEKDMVLSLYIFPIANLLYTELQKLYADYDRVHLLQRHAHLILRYLEDFNESTHRFIIDEHRTNLLTAIGHCFLSANPENAYDTFYQVCLVQKKIYGLMHLKVAESYVNLATASEKLKKFPQAISHYTTALAIFTEIGKKEEILFMQSKIAALATTKNKEEKERKTREINPVEAATTSKIDSPTKQLATTVTNNPNTFNFNTSSAPSSQIEVSPSESVHQTVSA, from the coding sequence TTGCGTGATACATCAACAATTTACTCCTTTAAAGATATTAACGATTTAGTAACAAGAATCGGTATTCTATACTCCTGGAAATTCCCTCATGCTGTTTTGGATAAAAAATTAACCGCTGGAAAGAAGCTACAGGCTGACTTTGCAGAAATACAATTCTACACTACTAATTCTATTGATTTTGCAGATTCAACAAAAATGCAAATTGAATCAACTTTGGATTTCAAAAGAAGAACTGAAATAGGCTTAGAAGATAGGATTGCAGTTCTAACTAATATACTGCAAATAATAGAAAGCGATTTAAATAATCCCGAAATAATTATGCTAGTGTGTCCAGAGGATTTTTTTAGAGGCGCTGAAATATCTACTGATACTGAAGAATCAGAGAGTCGCGGAAAATGTATGGATAGGGACACGGTTTTTAATTTCTTTAATACCCGAATGGTCACCTTAAGTGCTAAATATCCCAATGTCATAATTATTCCTGGATCAGTTTATGTTAGTACGGATTCTTTGGGTGATGACCATACTTTTTTTTATAGAGGGGGGACAAAAAAATCGACAAAGATAGGTAAATCATCTATTTACGTACAAAATATTGCTCCTGTTTTTTATAACGGAAAATGGGTGCGGTTAATAAAAAAAGGGGCGCCATTGGTAGCTGATAGGCTTAAAAATGGCAAAGTAATTAACCAGGAGCACTTACTTGACGAGAAAACTTTTTTAAAAAAAACTGATAAAGGTATTAACACCAAAGTTTTCATTGAAGAATATGGTGAAGATACATTATGCGATCTCAATAAAAATTTAATATTTATGGGTGAAACTCCCTTGCCTAATGAAGGAACACTTCTAACAAGCTATGGCATAAAGAATTTATGGGAATTTACCAGTACGGTTCTTAGTTTACCAATCACTCAAAATAAATTACTTAATATTGGAATTGAAATATGCCATGACCATAATATCATGAAAAAATTGAAGAGAAGATTCAATGGTATTGAATTGGATTGCCATATTATCATCACCCATGGTACAGCTTTTGACGACTCCTCTGTTCTAACACGTAATGGATATGGCATAAGAGCTGAATCAGACCCTCCTTCCAGCGCGTCTCCTGGCAGCCAAGTTTTTTCATATGTTAATGATTTTAGAATTCCTTTTGAGATTATACATGAGAAAATATTAGTTATAGGGAGCAGCACTTTTATTTTTAAAACTGCTCCTTTACCAGTACCATTAGTGCGAAATCCAATTATATTTCCTTCAGCTCAAGATATGCTAAGTGCATGTTTTGAATTAATAGCGACTATTTCTACCACAGTTCCATCTAGAGCTAATAAAAAACAAGTTGATATTTGTCGCAATGATTTAACCCTTTTATCAACTGAACTCGAGCATGGTATATTCTCTCCACACCATCAAAACAAAATATTCCAAACATATGAAAAGCTTTGTAAAATTTGTCAATCACCTAAAGATAAAGATGTCAAAGTACTATCAACGGAGTCAAATGGTTCAGAATACCCAAAAGTACCCGATAAAATATCACTTTTAGGACAGATGGATGAGAACTCTATCGCTATTATGGGATATTGTGCTTATTTATATCCTAAAGCTATACCGGAACAATTATTGTCAGCATTGCTATCATCTAAAACAAATATCGCTTTTTCATTAGATATTTTACAAAACCAGAGGTTGTTAGCTTACGATCAAAACACTCATGCTTATTCCATCTCTCCAGATTTACAACAAGAAATTAGAAACCATCATGTTGCCGTGTTGAAATTTGATGAAAAAGATATGGTTTTATCGCTGTATATTTTTCCAATCGCTAATCTCTTATATACCGAGTTACAGAAACTTTATGCTGATTATGATCGTGTGCATTTATTACAACGTCATGCACACCTGATTTTAAGATATTTAGAAGACTTTAACGAATCAACTCATAGATTTATTATTGATGAACATAGAACAAACTTATTAACTGCTATCGGTCATTGTTTTTTATCTGCTAATCCAGAAAATGCTTATGATACATTTTATCAAGTTTGCCTAGTCCAAAAAAAAATATATGGCCTCATGCATCTAAAAGTAGCTGAATCTTATGTTAATCTAGCTACAGCAAGTGAAAAATTAAAGAAATTTCCACAAGCAATTTCACATTATACAACGGCATTGGCTATTTTTACTGAAATAGGAAAAAAAGAAGAGATTTTATTTATGCAATCAAAAATTGCAGCCCTGGCTACTACAAAAAACAAGGAAGAAAAGGAGCGTAAGACGAGAGAGATCAATCCTGTAGAAGCTGCAACAACATCCAAAATAGACTCTCCCACAAAGCAATTGGCTACCACTGTAACAAATAATCCAAACACATTTAATTTTAATACATCTTCCGCGCCATCATCTCAAATTGAAGTCTCACCTTCTGAGAGCGTTCATCAAACTGTGTCAGCATAA
- a CDS encoding class I SAM-dependent methyltransferase: MSYSTNAIVYTNEKSLPRINIPHIKSVKNKWTNDDVIEFYEKIPIDVLRNWAIEGGFEEGCDIDLAYPYIADTRSLIDLGGGYGRVTNRLITNGYQGKIYIVERSQGFYEHLIKNFSQRANITQQDIQRFSPVQKVEAILWMWSGIGDFSKEEQLPILKQICTWLKPGGTLVLETILHTCVPNNATVNDGRSFVISTKYGTFYGYKASSEEIQEYGEQLGFKYIKHINYLTPLGRPRVVHILSNTVI, translated from the coding sequence GTGTCTTATTCTACGAATGCAATTGTTTATACGAACGAAAAATCTCTACCACGAATAAATATCCCCCACATAAAAAGCGTAAAAAATAAATGGACAAATGATGATGTAATTGAGTTTTACGAGAAGATTCCTATAGATGTTTTACGCAATTGGGCTATTGAAGGAGGATTTGAAGAAGGGTGCGATATTGATTTAGCTTACCCGTATATTGCTGATACCCGTTCTCTTATTGATTTAGGTGGCGGATACGGTCGAGTAACAAATAGACTAATAACTAATGGCTATCAGGGAAAAATTTATATTGTCGAACGCAGCCAAGGTTTTTATGAACACCTAATAAAAAATTTTTCCCAGCGAGCTAATATCACTCAACAAGATATTCAACGTTTCTCTCCCGTACAAAAAGTTGAGGCAATTTTGTGGATGTGGTCTGGAATAGGAGATTTTTCAAAAGAAGAACAATTGCCTATACTAAAACAAATCTGCACTTGGTTGAAACCTGGCGGTACTTTAGTTTTAGAAACAATATTGCACACATGTGTACCAAATAATGCAACAGTTAATGACGGGCGATCTTTTGTAATTTCTACAAAATATGGAACTTTTTATGGTTACAAAGCCTCTTCTGAGGAAATTCAGGAATATGGTGAGCAGCTTGGCTTTAAGTATATTAAGCATATTAATTATTTAACTCCTTTAGGGAGACCTCGTGTCGTACATATTCTGAGTAATACGGTTATTTAA
- a CDS encoding ankyrin repeat domain-containing protein has protein sequence MEQLIEAMKIDDVARTAELLQSGFGPNGYEDYAHITPLHFAAQINALQSAQLLLQAGANPRSKSIDGISPFDVACTHVHSDMVALLSAHMLMH, from the coding sequence ATGGAACAATTAATTGAAGCAATGAAAATTGACGATGTAGCAAGAACTGCTGAACTACTGCAATCTGGTTTTGGCCCTAACGGATATGAAGACTATGCGCACATAACACCATTACACTTTGCTGCACAAATTAATGCTTTGCAAAGTGCGCAATTGTTATTGCAGGCAGGTGCTAATCCGAGATCTAAATCCATTGATGGTATATCTCCTTTTGATGTTGCATGTACGCATGTTCATTCAGACATGGTGGCGTTGTTATCCGCTCATATGCTTATGCACTAA